TTTTCATGCATTTAACAATGAAAATAATGTTAATTTAGTTGGAGTTGAACCAGCCGGCAAAGGTCTTAATACAAAATTACACTCTGCCTCCTTAAGTAAAGGTGAAGTTGGTATTATACATGGCTTTAAATGTTATACCCTTAAAGATAGTAATGGAGAAAACTCTGTAGGACACTCTATTGCTGCTGGACTAGACTACCCAGGTGTTGGCCCAGAGCATTGTTTTTATAAAGATTGCAATAGGGCAACTTATGTATCTATTACAGACACTGAAGCATTAAATGCATTTTATTTACTAAGTAAAACAGAGGGCATAATTCCTGCACTTGAAAGTTCTCATGCAGTAAGTTATGCCTGCAAACTAGCCCCTACTTTAAACGCAGATGATATTATAGTTGTAAATTTATCTGGTAGAGGAGATAAAGACATTAATCAAATAATTCAGTTAAAATAAAACATCAGGAGAGCAAAATTGCTCTCCTTTATATTGTTTATTTATTGATAATAAATAAAGATTTATAATAAGTATTTACTTTTAAACTCATCGTTACTCATTTGTGCTATACTTCTAACCTCTTGTATACCATGCTGTTTATAAGCTCTAAATACAATTTCGTAACCCAATCTATGGGTTAACCGTTTTCCCGAATACGTCTTGTTTTTCATTTCCTCAAGACTTACCAAACTGTTGTTGTTCATTTCAGTTAATGTATTATATAAATTTTTTAAATTCTCATACTTTATATCCGAAATTATATAATCTTCAAGCGCTGGATATCCATAGTAGGGTAAATCATTTACTGTTCTATAATTATATGCAGAAAAAATACCTATTCCTTCATACTGTATTAAATAGCTTATAGTTTGTAAAAAGCTATTTTTACTAGTGAAATCAAAGTACTTTTCTAACTGTTCAGAAACAGTATGGGCAGTTTCATGAATGGCTATCGAAAAAATCTCTTTAATATCTTTACAGATAGCAACGTTTAAATTAATACAAACAACATTATCTATACCTATGCCTATGTCGTAACCAATTACTGGGCAAATTATTGTTTGTGATAAATTACAATTTTTAAATATATTGGTAACTTCTTTGCTGATTATTGTTTGCCACTCATTAGTTTTTGTTTTTAATTGAGCTACAATTTTTTTTATATCGTTTAAGTTTTGGCTTAAATTACGTAAGCCATAGCCAGCGTTAGTGGCACCATTAAGGGCATCTATAAGCATGTTTACATTAAATTTAGAACCAGTCATTTTAACATGTTTTTGAATAGTATCATAAGCAATTGTACTGGTTATTTCATTGATATCACCTTCATTGGCGGCCGCCTTTAAAACAATGTCTACATAAGAAAAATCAAATTTCATTATTTTACCTATTTAAAACCCTTTCCATTACAATACAGTTACTGCTTATCGGCATAAACCCGTATCTGTGTAACTCATTTAGCTCTTTATTAAGATTGGGCGGTAACATAATATTGATTTTATTAACACCTGTCTCTTTAGCTTTAT
This Clostridium sp. 'deep sea' DNA region includes the following protein-coding sequences:
- a CDS encoding DUF5700 domain-containing putative Zn-dependent protease, whose protein sequence is MKFDFSYVDIVLKAAANEGDINEITSTIAYDTIQKHVKMTGSKFNVNMLIDALNGATNAGYGLRNLSQNLNDIKKIVAQLKTKTNEWQTIISKEVTNIFKNCNLSQTIICPVIGYDIGIGIDNVVCINLNVAICKDIKEIFSIAIHETAHTVSEQLEKYFDFTSKNSFLQTISYLIQYEGIGIFSAYNYRTVNDLPYYGYPALEDYIISDIKYENLKNLYNTLTEMNNNSLVSLEEMKNKTYSGKRLTHRLGYEIVFRAYKQHGIQEVRSIAQMSNDEFKSKYLL